Genomic window (Escherichia fergusonii ATCC 35469):
GTAAACGTGGAGGCATACAGAACAAATTCACTCACCGGAAATGACCAGCAAAATCCTGGTGCGGGAATCGCCACCGCATGGCTTACGTCGCGCAATAGCGTAATGTGCGGATGAAAAGGTTTCGGGCTTTGATAGCAGCCGCTACGTGCGGCCTGTGAGCGCAATAAATTGGCCAGTTGTAGCAGCTCGCGCGGCGGCTGACGTGTTCCCAGCCATATTACACGAGCCCCAGGCCATTGCCCGGCATCGTCGAGTCTTAGGGTGAAACCGGGCTGACGAATTCGCCCGGCAAGCTGGCTGAGGATCTGCTGTTTCTCGCTACTTACGTCACCCAAAAATGCCAACGTCAGATGGAGATTCCCGGCGGCAACCGGGCGGCCCGCTTCCTGGGGAAACTGCTCTGCCCGCCAGTGAACGATTTGTTTGCGGATTTGTGCAGGTAATTCGATAGCAAAGAACAGCTTTTGTGGCCCGGACATGTGAGGTACTCGGTTATGCATTACCGCGATGCTACAATGTGGCGCGAAGATTGTTAACCCTCTGGAGCGTTTTGTGTCGTCGTTGCCCGTTGCTGCCGTCTTACCTGAATTACTTACCGCTCTTGATTGTGCGTCGCAGGTGTTATTAAGTGCGCCAACCGGGGCCGGGAAATCAACCTGGTTGCCGCTGCAACTGCTGGCGCATCCCGGCATTAACGGAAACATTATCCTGCTGGAGCCGCGTCGTCTGGCGGCGCGTAACGTTGCGCAACGACTGGCGGAGCTGCTTAACGAAAAGCCAGGTGATACCGTTGGCTACCGGATGCGCTCGCAAAACTGTGTCGGGCCAAATACTCGCCTGGAAGTAGTTACCGAAGGCGTGTTGACGCGCATGATCCAGCGTGACCCTGAACTGAGCGGCGTTGGATTGGTGATCCTCGATGAGTTTCATGAGCGCAGCTTGCAGGCGGATCTGGCGTTGGCGCTGTTACTCGATGTGCAACAAGGTCTGCGTGATGATCTTAAACTACTGATTATGTCGGCTACGCTGGACAATGACCGCTTGCAGCAGATGCTGCCAGAAGCGCCCGTCGTCATCTCAGAAGGGCGCTCGTTTCCGGTTGAACGCCGTTATTTATCGCTGCCCGCTCATCAGCGTTTTGATGAAGCCGTGGCGGTTGCCACCGCTGAATTGCTGCGTCAGGAACGCGGATCATTACTGTTATTTTTACCTGGTGTCGGAGAAATTCATCGCGTTCAGGAACAACTGGCTTCGCGCATCGGTAGTGATGTGTTGCTCTGCCCGCTGTATGGCGCGTTGTCGCTGAACGATCAGCGAAAAGCGATCCTTCCGGCACCAGAAGGGATGCGCAAAGTGGTGCTGGCAACCAATATTGCTGAAACCAGTTTAACCATCGAAGGTATTCGTCTGGTGGTGGATTGTGCTCAGGAACGTGTGGCGCGCTTTGATCCGCGCACGGGGCTTACGCGGCTGATTACTCAACGCGTTAGTCAGGCATCTATGACGCAGCGTGCGGGGCGTGCCGGACGTCTGGAGCCGGGGATCTGTCTACATTTAATCGCCAAAGAACAAGCAGAACGCGCCTCCGCGCAAAGTGAACCGGAAATCTTACAAAGCGATCTCTCCGGTTTGCTGATGGAATTACTGCAATGGGGATGCAGCGATCCGACGCAGATGAGCTGGCTGGATCAACCGCCAGCCGTGAATTTACAGGCCGCGAAACGCCTGTTACGGATGCTGGGGGCGATGGACGGTGAACGGCTAAGCACGAAAGGGCAGAAAATGGCGACGCTGGGTAACGATCCGCGTTTAGCGGCAATGCTGGTGAGCGCAAAGAGCGACGACGAAGCTGCTACCGCTGCAAAAATTGCCGCTATTCTCGAAGAGCCACCACGGATGGGCAATATCGATCTGGATGTGGCGTTTTCGCGTAATCAACCAGCCTGGCAGCAACGTAGCCAGCAACTGTTAAAGCGCTTAAACGTATGCGGCGGTGAGTCAGACAGTTCGCTTATCGCACCGTTACTTGCCGGAGCGTTTGCCGATCGCATTGCTCGCCGCCGTGGGCAAGATGGACGCTATCAACTGGCAAACGGCATGGGGGCGATGCTCGATGCCGACGATGCGCTAAGCCGCCACGAATGGCTGATCGCACCGTTATTATTGCAGGGCACCGCCTCGCCGGATGCGCGGATTTTACTGGCGCTACTGGTCGATATCGATGAATTAGTACAACGCTGTCCGCAGCTGGTGCAGCAATCGGACACCGTGGAGTGGGATGATGTGCAAGGTACGCTGAAAGCATGGCGTCG
Coding sequences:
- the thpR gene encoding RNA 2',3'-cyclic phosphodiesterase, encoding MSGPQKLFFAIELPAQIRKQIVHWRAEQFPQEAGRPVAAGNLHLTLAFLGDVSSEKQQILSQLAGRIRQPGFTLRLDDAGQWPGARVIWLGTRQPPRELLQLANLLRSQAARSGCYQSPKPFHPHITLLRDVSHAVAIPAPGFCWSFPVSEFVLYASTFTRGSTRYTALQRWTLTP
- the hrpB gene encoding ATP-dependent helicase HrpB is translated as MSSLPVAAVLPELLTALDCASQVLLSAPTGAGKSTWLPLQLLAHPGINGNIILLEPRRLAARNVAQRLAELLNEKPGDTVGYRMRSQNCVGPNTRLEVVTEGVLTRMIQRDPELSGVGLVILDEFHERSLQADLALALLLDVQQGLRDDLKLLIMSATLDNDRLQQMLPEAPVVISEGRSFPVERRYLSLPAHQRFDEAVAVATAELLRQERGSLLLFLPGVGEIHRVQEQLASRIGSDVLLCPLYGALSLNDQRKAILPAPEGMRKVVLATNIAETSLTIEGIRLVVDCAQERVARFDPRTGLTRLITQRVSQASMTQRAGRAGRLEPGICLHLIAKEQAERASAQSEPEILQSDLSGLLMELLQWGCSDPTQMSWLDQPPAVNLQAAKRLLRMLGAMDGERLSTKGQKMATLGNDPRLAAMLVSAKSDDEAATAAKIAAILEEPPRMGNIDLDVAFSRNQPAWQQRSQQLLKRLNVCGGESDSSLIAPLLAGAFADRIARRRGQDGRYQLANGMGAMLDADDALSRHEWLIAPLLLQGTASPDARILLALLVDIDELVQRCPQLVQQSDTVEWDDVQGTLKAWRRLQIGQLTVKMQPLAKPSEDELHQAMLNGIRDKGLSVLNWTAEAERLRLRLLCAARWLPEYDWPAVDDESLLATLETWLLPHMTGVHSLRGLKSLDIYQALRGLLDWGMQQRLDSELPAHYTVPTGSRIAIRYHEDNPPVLAVRMQEMFGEATNPTIAQGRVPLVLELLSPAQRPLQITRDLSAFWKGAYREVQKEMKGRYPKHVWPDDPANTAPTRRTKKYS